The following are encoded together in the Ezakiella massiliensis genome:
- a CDS encoding energy-coupling factor transporter transmembrane component T produces the protein MMHLDLRSKLVVFLSTVFLVSVLSKDTVFFLLAAILVIYVSLQGYSKSTIKLIIAMGVLSFLRFVSNGEGFGILIPDMFLFIVIRTLVIVLSVIPILKTPPGEIMAIMKKMKIHRNVALPLIFMMRFFPVVKSEFKEIIDSLRLRGLISIKKPFLTMEYLFVPMMFSSSKIAEELAAASEVRGISASGKHSSRREIKFRNLDVIVCLITIFITMSMIFLERSY, from the coding sequence ATGATGCATTTGGACTTACGTTCCAAATTAGTAGTATTTTTAAGTACAGTATTTTTGGTTTCAGTATTGTCCAAAGATACTGTATTTTTTTTATTAGCCGCCATTCTAGTTATTTATGTATCACTGCAAGGATATAGCAAATCTACTATAAAACTAATTATTGCAATGGGTGTTTTAAGTTTTTTGAGATTTGTCTCAAATGGTGAAGGTTTTGGCATTTTGATTCCAGATATGTTTCTGTTTATAGTTATAAGAACATTAGTTATAGTTCTATCAGTAATACCAATTTTAAAAACACCTCCAGGAGAGATAATGGCAATAATGAAAAAAATGAAAATTCATAGAAATGTTGCTTTGCCACTTATTTTCATGATGAGATTTTTCCCAGTAGTTAAAAGTGAGTTTAAAGAAATTATCGACTCGTTGAGATTAAGAGGATTAATTTCTATTAAAAAACCATTTTTAACGATGGAATATTTATTTGTTCCTATGATGTTTTCATCTTCAAAAATAGCTGAAGAACTTGCTGCCGCATCGGAAGTAAGAGGAATTTCTGCATCTGGAAAACATAGCTCAAGAAGAGAAATAAAATTTAGAAATCTTGATGTTATTGTTTGTTTAATCACCATCTTTATCACAATGAGCATGATTTTCCTGGAGAGGAGTTATTAA
- a CDS encoding ABC transporter ATP-binding protein: MDLIKQYVSKRKGSYFASVLLAIVGVVAGFFSYIYMAKIVVNLINGANNMSLYTPLCINILITFVIKEVAAGISTSISHTATFNSLGEIRNDISKKLFKMPLGDVLSRTSGELKNIIVEQVDSMETSLAHLVPEFTANLVGPILLFIYMFTLDWRLTLLSLIPFVVGMATMMSVMNAHYKEMFGKSVAIGQHMNNSIVEYINGIEVIKTFNQSESSYKKYADAVYDNASFYYNWMGESMNRVAIGRLLSPMGIITIIPFGILFYINGSIDLGNLITLIVLSFATVSSILKIMNYMDDMSRISTITSEIGKILDSRELENIDKGEKIESYNIELQDVDFSYDGKKKVIDNLSMEIKESSVSALVGPSGSGKSTIAKLIAGFWNVDKGSIKIGGAETKDVSLENLSSLISFVSQDNFLFDMTIKENIRLGNKNASDEEIIDVCKKSACHDFIMNLSNGYDTRVGEGGGHLSGGERQRISIARAMLKNAPIVILDEATSYIDPENEALIQNALANLVKGKTLIIIAHRLKTIVDADRIFVIKDGKLDSYGTHEELLKSSELYKEMYAANLRGDENA; the protein is encoded by the coding sequence ATGGATTTAATAAAACAATATGTAAGTAAAAGAAAAGGATCATATTTTGCATCCGTCCTACTTGCGATAGTGGGAGTGGTGGCAGGTTTTTTTTCCTATATATACATGGCAAAAATCGTTGTAAACTTAATTAATGGTGCAAATAATATGAGTTTATATACTCCACTATGCATAAATATTTTAATAACATTTGTTATTAAAGAAGTGGCGGCAGGAATATCAACAAGTATTTCCCATACCGCAACCTTTAATTCATTAGGAGAAATTAGAAATGATATTTCTAAGAAACTTTTTAAGATGCCACTGGGAGATGTTCTTTCAAGAACATCTGGAGAATTAAAAAATATTATAGTTGAGCAAGTTGATTCTATGGAAACATCCCTTGCCCACTTAGTGCCAGAATTTACGGCAAATTTAGTAGGACCTATTCTATTGTTTATTTACATGTTTACACTAGATTGGCGTTTAACTTTATTATCACTAATTCCATTTGTGGTAGGAATGGCTACCATGATGTCTGTAATGAATGCTCATTATAAGGAAATGTTTGGAAAGTCAGTTGCTATTGGTCAACACATGAATAATTCTATTGTCGAGTATATAAACGGTATTGAAGTAATCAAGACCTTTAATCAAAGCGAATCATCTTATAAAAAATATGCTGATGCAGTTTATGACAATGCAAGCTTTTATTATAACTGGATGGGTGAATCTATGAATAGGGTTGCCATAGGTAGATTACTTTCTCCTATGGGAATTATTACAATCATACCCTTTGGGATTTTATTTTATATAAATGGAAGTATTGATTTAGGAAATTTAATTACCTTAATCGTCTTATCCTTTGCTACGGTTTCTAGCATTTTAAAAATCATGAACTATATGGATGATATGTCAAGAATATCAACTATAACTTCTGAAATAGGAAAAATTTTAGATTCAAGAGAGTTAGAAAATATTGACAAGGGAGAAAAAATAGAATCCTATAATATAGAACTTCAAGACGTAGACTTCTCTTACGATGGAAAAAAGAAAGTCATTGATAATCTTTCTATGGAAATAAAAGAATCTTCTGTTTCAGCCCTCGTTGGTCCTTCTGGGTCAGGCAAGTCCACAATAGCAAAACTTATTGCTGGATTTTGGAATGTAGATAAGGGATCTATTAAAATTGGCGGAGCAGAAACAAAAGATGTGTCGCTCGAAAACTTGTCTTCACTTATTTCTTTTGTATCCCAAGACAATTTCCTCTTTGATATGACTATAAAGGAAAATATTAGGCTTGGAAATAAGAATGCCTCTGACGAAGAAATTATAGATGTATGTAAAAAATCTGCCTGCCATGATTTTATTATGAATCTATCTAACGGTTATGATACAAGAGTTGGCGAAGGTGGAGGTCATCTATCTGGAGGAGAAAGACAAAGAATATCTATAGCTCGTGCCATGCTAAAAAATGCACCAATCGTAATTTTAGATGAAGCAACTTCTTATATAGATCCTGAAAATGAAGCTCTCATACAAAACGCCTTGGCAAATCTGGTTAAGGGTAAAACTTTAATCATAATCGCTCATAGGCTAAAGACAATTGTTGATGCAGATAGGATATTTGTTATTAAAGATGGCAAATTAGATTCTTATGGTACTCATGAAGAACTATTAAAGTCATCAGAACTTTATAAGGAAATGTATGCTGCAAATTTAAGGGGTGATGAAAATGCTTAA
- a CDS encoding methyltransferase: MKNIKNLINSLNEKGILIWEKGGKIAYKSPVGAMNEELKNEILNNRDELVEYLKEKSRIKRMKIINNDALVEITPLSNREENFVAIKENIKNEVEKFELEYVDLINDSNLSKWVENANDVSLRDMFKTFYNGGIFRDNKYYSLDDIIDMLEIDSDYEHFIAKWLKVLVERKIILENDEGYKFIDYSYIEKINEDYWKNFAKIEETINYGQDFFDYMNKCSRSLLDILQKKIKTVDILFPEGAENSAIGLYSDNKGSRLFNKLVGNVVHKYIQTHEKKSIKILEIGAGIGGTTRYIMDKIKNEKFEYYYTDISYYFLNKAMEKYGTQNVHYKIYDINDSIYKQGFGDEKFDVILCANMLHNSKNGYEVLRNINHILNDKGIFVIIDETTEPEFLLTSIELNDALSSFYDDRAKNNGVFFTYEQWETMFKTCKANIWVDFPQKDSDLALTGQRLFIGNFSESYCIDSEIVKDVIDDDCIDKIVIVDNIDKEDSMDTVSIKNHEEVNKKTLLQMIKIWEEILQSDNIKSTDSFFDVGGDSLVITQLITKIWNVYPKTKQLKWKEFSEIIFKHPILKDLALFIDNFNNSEIQNKIEEVDNMIELSKCNNPRRIYILFHDGTGELNVYNNFIRALNEKEGNVSIYGFRIDNIRKFNNKSFYRDLANEYSDSILSKFNENEIVLVGHCVGGLLALETGNILSKKDINISEVILISSFLNEGKILFGNNILKKYLDSDFLMGIIFREVIGDRQSDNHIYWSDIENAVKYMEINGINSIENSIRETQYINKNLYNMLMDYEGGNLIPPQYAKQFDIFKKHFLAASEYEPSPYEGVLKFVHGNLRTDNFFMEGEGLFNDAENLWKKLVTTNIIYYTIDADHFTVMDKENCNKIIENLLQKMR, translated from the coding sequence ATGAAAAATATAAAAAATTTAATTAATTCTCTTAATGAAAAAGGCATATTAATTTGGGAGAAAGGAGGGAAAATAGCATATAAATCGCCTGTAGGAGCTATGAATGAAGAATTAAAAAATGAAATACTTAATAATCGAGATGAATTGGTAGAATATCTAAAAGAAAAAAGCAGAATAAAAAGGATGAAAATCATAAATAATGATGCTTTGGTTGAGATTACCCCATTATCTAACAGAGAAGAAAATTTTGTTGCTATTAAAGAGAATATCAAGAATGAAGTTGAAAAGTTTGAACTTGAGTATGTAGATTTAATAAATGATAGTAATCTATCAAAGTGGGTTGAAAATGCAAATGATGTTTCTTTACGTGATATGTTCAAAACTTTTTATAATGGAGGAATATTTAGAGATAATAAATATTATAGCTTAGATGACATAATCGACATGCTCGAAATTGATTCTGATTATGAACACTTTATTGCGAAGTGGTTAAAAGTTCTTGTAGAACGAAAAATTATACTTGAGAATGATGAGGGCTATAAGTTTATAGATTATTCTTATATTGAAAAAATAAATGAAGATTATTGGAAAAATTTTGCGAAAATAGAAGAAACAATAAATTATGGTCAAGATTTCTTTGATTATATGAATAAATGCTCTCGTTCTCTTTTGGATATTTTACAGAAAAAAATAAAAACAGTAGATATTTTATTTCCAGAAGGAGCAGAAAACAGTGCAATTGGTCTATACAGCGATAACAAAGGGAGCAGACTTTTTAATAAGTTAGTAGGTAATGTAGTACATAAGTACATACAAACACATGAGAAAAAATCTATTAAAATATTAGAAATAGGTGCGGGAATAGGTGGAACAACCAGATATATAATGGATAAAATAAAAAATGAAAAATTCGAATATTACTATACAGATATATCTTACTATTTTCTTAATAAAGCTATGGAGAAATATGGCACTCAAAATGTACATTATAAAATTTATGATATAAATGATAGTATTTATAAACAAGGGTTTGGTGATGAAAAATTTGACGTTATATTATGTGCTAATATGTTACATAATTCTAAAAATGGTTATGAGGTATTGAGAAATATAAATCACATTCTTAATGACAAAGGGATTTTTGTAATTATAGATGAAACAACCGAACCTGAATTCTTGCTTACATCAATAGAGCTTAATGATGCTTTATCAAGCTTCTACGATGATAGAGCAAAAAACAACGGCGTATTTTTTACTTATGAACAATGGGAAACGATGTTTAAAACGTGTAAAGCTAATATATGGGTTGATTTTCCTCAAAAAGATAGTGATTTAGCACTTACAGGACAAAGGTTATTTATTGGTAATTTTAGTGAAAGCTATTGTATAGATAGTGAGATTGTTAAAGATGTTATTGATGATGATTGCATTGATAAAATTGTGATTGTAGATAATATAGACAAAGAAGATTCTATGGATACGGTTTCTATTAAAAACCACGAAGAAGTAAATAAAAAAACATTACTGCAAATGATTAAAATATGGGAAGAAATATTACAATCTGATAACATTAAATCTACAGATAGTTTTTTTGATGTTGGTGGCGACTCTTTAGTAATAACACAATTGATAACAAAAATATGGAATGTATATCCTAAAACCAAACAATTAAAATGGAAAGAATTTTCAGAAATAATATTCAAACATCCCATTTTAAAAGATCTGGCATTATTTATAGATAATTTTAATAACAGTGAAATCCAAAATAAAATTGAGGAAGTTGATAATATGATTGAATTATCAAAATGCAATAATCCTAGGAGAATTTATATATTATTTCACGATGGAACAGGAGAGCTTAATGTATATAATAATTTCATAAGAGCTTTGAATGAAAAAGAAGGAAATGTGTCAATATATGGATTTAGAATTGACAATATTAGAAAATTTAACAATAAATCGTTTTATAGAGATTTAGCAAATGAATATTCTGATTCCATACTTTCAAAATTTAATGAGAACGAAATAGTCCTAGTAGGTCACTGCGTTGGTGGATTATTAGCGTTAGAAACAGGTAATATCTTATCTAAGAAAGACATAAATATATCTGAAGTAATTCTTATTAGTTCATTTTTGAATGAAGGGAAGATATTATTTGGAAATAATATCTTAAAAAAATATTTGGATTCTGATTTTCTGATGGGCATAATTTTTAGAGAAGTAATTGGAGATAGGCAAAGTGATAACCATATATATTGGTCAGATATAGAAAATGCAGTAAAATACATGGAAATAAATGGAATTAATAGTATCGAGAATAGCATAAGAGAAACCCAATATATCAACAAAAATTTATACAATATGTTAATGGATTATGAGGGAGGAAATTTGATTCCCCCTCAATATGCTAAACAGTTTGATATATTTAAGAAACATTTTTTAGCTGCATCAGAATACGAACCTTCACCGTATGAAGGGGTATTGAAATTCGTGCATGGAAATTTAAGAACAGATAACTTTTTTATGGAAGGGGAAGGTTTATTTAATGATGCCGAAAATTTATGGAAGAAATTAGTAACTACAAATATAATATATTATACGATAGATGCAGACCATTTTACTGTTATGGATAAAGAGAATTGTAATAAAATTATAGAAAATTTATTACAGAAAATGAGGTGA
- a CDS encoding AraC family transcriptional regulator, protein MKCYLKNIDKEVDIMSHLYGRNKKKILENSKNRIYKYDGLENGKYVITEYEIFKGVRVFYNDIHTSKITSSIPKNSLNERRYEINHCREGRFECVLRDGTVTYMEAGDFAINLISNSSKESFFPISHYHGVTFCITPSEFDDELHLLEKMFGIKYEEVLANLCHDNKLFIQRATSEIDHIFFEMYKVPDHILVAYLKVKFQELFLYLTTVQNNASYSDRQYFAKNNIEIAKKINAYVLKNYNRTLLYEKLSEKFHIKITTMKKCYNSVFGETVNDTIIKKRLEVGANLLKESSLTITEIALQVGYTDHSKFSNAFKKKYKITPSEYRKISEIANSV, encoded by the coding sequence ATGAAATGCTATTTAAAAAATATTGATAAAGAAGTTGACATTATGAGTCATCTATATGGAAGGAATAAGAAAAAAATACTGGAGAATTCAAAAAACAGGATTTATAAGTATGATGGCTTAGAAAATGGAAAGTATGTCATTACAGAGTATGAAATCTTTAAGGGAGTAAGAGTATTCTATAACGATATACACACATCAAAAATTACAAGTAGTATTCCTAAAAATTCTCTTAATGAGAGACGATATGAAATCAATCATTGCAGAGAAGGAAGATTCGAATGCGTATTAAGAGATGGAACTGTAACATACATGGAAGCTGGAGATTTTGCGATTAACTTAATAAGCAACAGCTCTAAAGAATCATTTTTCCCCATTAGTCATTATCACGGCGTTACTTTTTGTATTACACCATCGGAGTTTGATGATGAACTACATCTTTTAGAGAAAATGTTTGGAATTAAATATGAAGAGGTTTTAGCTAATCTTTGCCACGATAATAAACTTTTTATTCAGCGAGCTACATCAGAGATTGACCATATTTTTTTTGAAATGTATAAAGTACCAGATCATATTTTGGTTGCATATTTAAAAGTCAAATTTCAAGAATTGTTTTTGTACCTTACAACAGTACAGAATAATGCATCTTATAGTGATAGACAGTATTTTGCTAAAAATAATATTGAAATCGCTAAAAAGATAAATGCGTATGTACTGAAGAATTATAATAGAACATTGCTCTATGAGAAATTATCTGAGAAATTCCACATAAAAATTACTACAATGAAAAAATGTTATAATAGTGTTTTTGGAGAAACTGTTAACGATACAATAATAAAAAAAAGATTGGAAGTAGGTGCAAATTTGTTGAAAGAATCCTCACTTACCATCACTGAAATTGCTCTTCAAGTTGGTTATACAGACCACTCTAAATTCTCGAATGCTTTCAAAAAAAAATACAAGATCACACCCTCTGAATACAGAAAGATATCTGAAATAGCAAATTCGGTCTAA
- a CDS encoding MptD family putative ECF transporter S component, translating into MESKKLTIKDLATIGIFSAIMIVVFIAFSMITGASLFFNMIFNAVFTALILGPFFVYMAMKVGKPGVALIYNIIQAILATVFMGPFMIPWFVGGGIIAELSMLGTDSYRNIKRITIAWIITSLTRAAHGMSEIWFFKDAFIKSGVSPEQVQIQTQYYTNPKWILISLACTIVAAIIGCYLGNKMTEKHFKKTGIIK; encoded by the coding sequence ATGGAAAGTAAAAAATTAACTATAAAAGATTTAGCAACCATAGGAATCTTTTCTGCAATCATGATTGTTGTATTCATTGCTTTTTCAATGATTACAGGGGCATCATTATTTTTCAATATGATTTTTAATGCTGTGTTTACTGCACTAATTTTAGGACCATTTTTTGTTTATATGGCTATGAAAGTAGGCAAACCAGGAGTTGCACTAATTTATAATATTATACAAGCTATATTAGCAACTGTCTTTATGGGTCCTTTTATGATTCCATGGTTTGTAGGTGGCGGGATAATTGCAGAGTTATCTATGCTTGGTACAGATAGCTATAGGAATATAAAAAGAATTACTATTGCTTGGATAATTACATCATTAACTAGAGCGGCTCATGGTATGAGCGAAATATGGTTTTTTAAAGATGCCTTCATTAAGTCCGGCGTATCTCCAGAACAAGTTCAAATACAAACTCAGTATTATACAAATCCTAAATGGATTCTTATTTCTTTAGCATGTACTATTGTGGCGGCAATTATTGGTTGCTATTTAGGAAATAAGATGACAGAAAAGCATTTTAAAAAGACAGGCATAATAAAATGA
- a CDS encoding ABC transporter ATP-binding protein — protein MIKLKNVSFAYSKDSANILKNINLEINDGECVAFIGASGCGKTTLTRLINGLAYKFYGGKLKGEISIDGINPVEKELYEIGRKVGSIFQNPKSQFFAENVEDEIAFGLENYGIEREKIDEIINNSLKSINGEDLKDKNLFHLSSGERQKIAIASINALNPPIYVFDEPSANLDMKSVEALRKLMLLLKKNKKTIIISEHRLYYLRGVVDKYYYLENGEISNVFTEEELLSKSEDFFNKLGLKFFSLNKISPKINKLKEINSMNLEKISFSYNKNVLIKDLTYEFKSGNIYGIIGDNGIGKSTLFKILSGLMKKDSGFISINGEKLNKRNRQKRIYYLSNNPDSNLFEVSAEDELKLNNKDADTDKILADFNLENIKDIHPQIMSGGQKQRLTIASAELLERDVYLFDEPTSGLDGHNMQIISERMKKLQEEEKIILIISHDYEFLCNSCNKILYLDGYSFKEFSTKEDKEKILAILMGKKFNI, from the coding sequence ATGATCAAGTTAAAAAATGTAAGCTTTGCCTACAGTAAAGATTCAGCAAACATCTTAAAAAATATTAATTTGGAAATTAATGATGGGGAATGTGTTGCCTTTATAGGGGCGAGTGGTTGTGGGAAAACTACCCTTACAAGACTTATAAATGGTCTTGCTTATAAATTCTATGGAGGGAAATTAAAGGGAGAAATTTCCATAGATGGAATAAATCCCGTGGAAAAAGAATTATATGAAATAGGGAGGAAAGTAGGATCTATTTTTCAAAATCCCAAGAGTCAATTTTTTGCAGAAAATGTAGAAGATGAAATTGCCTTCGGGCTTGAAAATTATGGGATAGAAAGAGAAAAAATAGATGAAATAATCAATAATTCCTTAAAATCTATTAATGGAGAAGATTTAAAAGATAAAAACTTATTTCATCTTTCAAGTGGAGAAAGACAAAAAATAGCAATTGCTTCAATAAATGCACTTAATCCACCTATTTATGTTTTTGATGAACCGTCTGCTAACCTAGATATGAAAAGTGTAGAAGCTTTAAGAAAACTTATGCTTTTATTAAAGAAAAATAAAAAGACAATAATCATTTCAGAGCATAGGCTATACTACCTTAGAGGAGTAGTGGATAAATATTATTATCTTGAAAATGGGGAAATTAGCAATGTTTTTACAGAGGAAGAACTATTATCAAAAAGTGAAGATTTTTTCAATAAGTTAGGATTAAAATTCTTTTCTTTAAATAAAATATCTCCTAAAATAAATAAGTTAAAAGAGATAAATTCTATGAACTTAGAAAAAATTTCTTTTTCCTATAATAAGAATGTCCTTATAAAAGATTTGACCTACGAATTTAAAAGTGGAAATATTTATGGAATTATTGGGGATAATGGCATAGGCAAATCTACTCTGTTTAAAATTTTAAGTGGACTTATGAAAAAAGATAGTGGTTTTATATCTATAAATGGAGAAAAATTAAACAAAAGAAATAGGCAAAAAAGAATATACTACCTGTCAAATAATCCTGATAGTAATCTTTTTGAAGTTTCAGCAGAAGACGAGTTAAAACTAAATAATAAAGATGCAGATACAGATAAAATATTAGCTGATTTTAACTTAGAAAATATAAAAGACATCCATCCACAAATCATGTCAGGCGGACAAAAACAAAGATTAACTATTGCTTCAGCAGAACTTTTAGAAAGAGATGTTTATTTATTTGATGAGCCAACAAGTGGTTTAGATGGACATAATATGCAAATTATTTCAGAAAGAATGAAGAAATTACAAGAAGAAGAAAAAATTATACTTATAATTTCCCATGATTATGAATTTTTGTGTAATTCCTGCAATAAAATTCTTTATTTAGACGGATACTCTTTTAAGGAATTTTCTACAAAGGAGGATAAAGAAAAAATATTAGCTATATTAATGGGAAAAAAATTTAATATTTAG
- a CDS encoding alpha/beta hydrolase, which produces MMNKLKKINNKIISNNGKKTEFYYIEHLQAKSYKNLVFIHGANHAAWCWNFHFMTFFYEKGYNVYSVNLYNRGNSSNIGKVLLSEYVEQINDFIEYLDKKIIIIGHSVGTSIVQKYISKYRKNVEKCILMCPVAPWGMKYDLITMFYKKPMKKVLLELYNNKFIKKYPVELFFENKPSYIKNEYFIPENFNECFSTFLEKSEINKNVPTLILGTRNDQVMNYKTIYKMVTYYNSEFVIYNKIGHDMMMDFGWEIVADDILKFISDFHDAGEV; this is translated from the coding sequence ATGATGAATAAACTAAAGAAAATTAATAATAAAATTATTTCAAATAATGGGAAAAAGACAGAGTTCTATTATATTGAGCATTTGCAAGCTAAATCATATAAAAATCTTGTTTTTATACATGGTGCAAATCATGCAGCTTGGTGTTGGAATTTTCACTTTATGACCTTTTTTTATGAAAAAGGCTATAATGTATACTCTGTAAATTTATACAACAGAGGAAATAGTAGCAATATAGGAAAAGTTTTATTATCAGAATATGTAGAACAAATTAATGATTTTATTGAGTATTTAGATAAAAAAATAATCATTATTGGACATTCTGTTGGGACTTCAATTGTGCAAAAATATATATCAAAATATAGAAAAAATGTAGAAAAATGTATTTTAATGTGCCCTGTTGCACCTTGGGGTATGAAATATGACCTAATAACCATGTTTTACAAAAAACCAATGAAAAAAGTTTTATTGGAATTATATAATAATAAATTTATTAAAAAATATCCTGTAGAATTATTTTTTGAAAATAAACCATCGTATATAAAAAATGAATATTTTATTCCTGAAAATTTTAATGAGTGTTTTTCTACTTTTTTAGAAAAATCCGAAATAAATAAGAATGTACCAACCCTAATTTTAGGAACTCGAAATGATCAAGTTATGAATTATAAGACAATATATAAAATGGTAACTTACTATAATTCTGAATTCGTAATTTATAATAAAATTGGTCATGATATGATGATGGATTTTGGTTGGGAAATCGTTGCAGATGATATATTGAAATTTATTTCTGATTTTCATGATGCTGGAGAAGTATAG